A stretch of the Bradyrhizobium arachidis genome encodes the following:
- a CDS encoding YiiX/YebB-like N1pC/P60 family cysteine hydrolase — translation MGTVLDSVGKLIAHYLSKEVPGYEPFTPSDPEHLRGVIQPGDVLLVEGNNRISGIIKYLTQSTWSHAALYVGPVEGAEEADGEPHVLIEANIGEGVTSAPLSKYFPYHTRLCRPVGLSYEDRHTVCRYAINRIGFGYDTKNILDLMRFLFPLPVPQRWRRRMIALGSGDPTKIICSALIAQAFDAVRYPILPKITKAGSRRARKEILHIRDSSLYMPRDFDISPYFEVVKPTIVHGFDYTSLHWADKQKPLEEVAGTFSVFPETIGSPPLVPEATDEEAQVPAAEVSPADDASAHAAMVGRVTASEGFPLLKKIAMYRPRRRRARAA, via the coding sequence ATGGGGACGGTCCTAGATTCAGTCGGCAAGCTGATTGCCCACTACCTCTCGAAGGAGGTGCCGGGCTATGAGCCGTTCACGCCCAGCGATCCGGAACATCTGCGCGGTGTGATCCAGCCGGGCGACGTGCTGCTGGTCGAAGGCAACAACCGCATCTCCGGCATCATCAAATACCTCACGCAGTCCACCTGGTCCCATGCCGCGCTCTATGTCGGGCCGGTCGAGGGCGCGGAAGAGGCCGACGGCGAGCCGCACGTCCTGATCGAGGCCAATATCGGCGAGGGCGTCACCTCCGCGCCCTTATCGAAATATTTCCCCTATCACACCCGCCTCTGCCGTCCGGTCGGTCTGTCCTATGAGGACCGTCACACCGTCTGCCGCTATGCCATCAACCGCATCGGCTTCGGCTACGACACCAAGAACATCCTGGACCTGATGCGCTTCCTGTTCCCGCTGCCGGTGCCGCAGCGCTGGCGGCGCCGCATGATCGCGCTCGGCTCGGGCGATCCCACCAAGATCATCTGCTCGGCGCTGATCGCGCAGGCCTTCGACGCGGTGCGCTACCCGATCCTGCCCAAGATCACCAAGGCAGGCTCGCGGCGCGCCCGCAAGGAGATCCTGCATATCCGCGATTCCTCGCTCTACATGCCTCGCGACTTCGACATCTCGCCCTATTTCGAGGTCGTCAAACCCACCATCGTGCACGGCTTCGACTACACGTCGCTGCACTGGGCCGACAAGCAAAAGCCGCTCGAGGAGGTAGCGGGCACTTTCAGTGTGTTTCCAGAAACGATCGGTTCGCCGCCGCTTGTTCCTGAAGCGACTGACGAAGAAGCGCAAGTTCCGGCTGCGGAAGTGAGCCCGGCCGACGATGCGTCTGCGCATGCGGCCATGGTCGGGCGCGTCACGGCGTCTGAGGGTTTTCCGCTCCTGAAGAAGATCGCCATGTACCGCCCCCGCCGCCGCCGGGCGCGCGCAGCATAA
- a CDS encoding FAD-dependent oxidoreductase, producing the protein MTITRRGFLSASAAFAAAPIAMPIALPILGATAAPLPREVDVVVIGAGTAGIAAARRVMAANRKVVVVEAAAQIGGRCITDTTTFDVAFDRGARWMHNPETNPMIKLARGVGLDVSPAPSGQKMRIGRRNARPSETEEFLAALVRANRGIDEAARGKLDVSAASALPKDLGDWAGTAEFVLGASFAGKDLKEFSAIDKARAQDRNSAIACRQGLGTLITKLGEQTPVALSTPASRISWSNRDVSVETPAGKIVARTAIITVSTSVLTAGAIKFAPDIPKRTLDAAAKLGLGSYDHIVLQLPGNPLGLARDDILIEQSSSTRTALLYANIGGSSLCSIDVGGSFGRDLSAQGEQAMAAFAREWLTKLFGSEATAGIKKTSATRWNASPFVMGAMSASAPGGQLSRKILTEPIGCMYLAGEATHETLWGTVDGAWESGERAAEAALRRIGALKEEPADVPTQSTKRRRAAPPRN; encoded by the coding sequence ATGACAATCACGCGCCGCGGCTTCCTATCGGCGTCAGCGGCATTTGCTGCAGCGCCGATAGCAATGCCGATAGCGCTGCCGATTCTTGGCGCGACCGCCGCGCCCCTGCCGCGCGAGGTCGACGTCGTCGTGATCGGGGCCGGAACTGCCGGTATCGCTGCAGCGCGGCGCGTGATGGCGGCGAACCGCAAGGTCGTGGTGGTCGAGGCCGCCGCGCAGATCGGCGGGCGCTGCATCACTGATACCACCACCTTCGATGTGGCGTTTGATCGCGGGGCACGCTGGATGCACAATCCAGAGACCAACCCGATGATCAAGCTGGCACGCGGCGTGGGGCTCGACGTGTCGCCGGCCCCTAGCGGGCAGAAGATGCGCATCGGCCGTCGCAACGCACGTCCCAGCGAAACCGAGGAATTTCTGGCCGCGCTGGTGCGCGCCAATCGCGGTATCGATGAAGCCGCGCGCGGCAAGCTCGACGTATCAGCCGCGTCCGCGCTGCCAAAAGATCTCGGGGACTGGGCCGGTACCGCCGAGTTCGTGCTCGGCGCAAGCTTCGCCGGCAAGGATTTGAAGGAATTTTCGGCCATCGACAAAGCGCGCGCGCAGGACCGCAATTCGGCGATCGCCTGCCGCCAGGGGCTGGGCACGCTGATCACAAAACTCGGCGAGCAGACGCCGGTCGCACTGTCGACGCCGGCAAGCCGCATCAGCTGGAGCAATCGCGACGTCAGCGTCGAGACGCCGGCCGGCAAGATCGTGGCGCGCACCGCAATCATCACGGTCTCGACCTCTGTGCTGACGGCAGGCGCAATCAAATTCGCGCCCGACATTCCCAAGCGCACGCTGGACGCGGCGGCCAAGCTGGGGCTCGGCAGCTACGATCACATCGTGCTGCAACTGCCCGGCAATCCGCTCGGGCTCGCGCGCGACGATATCCTCATCGAGCAGAGCAGCTCGACCCGCACGGCGCTGCTCTACGCCAATATCGGCGGCTCCTCGCTGTGCTCGATCGACGTCGGCGGCTCCTTCGGCCGGGATCTTTCCGCGCAGGGCGAGCAGGCCATGGCGGCCTTTGCCCGGGAGTGGCTGACAAAACTGTTCGGCAGCGAGGCGACCGCGGGCATCAAGAAGACCAGCGCGACGCGCTGGAATGCGTCGCCCTTCGTCATGGGTGCGATGTCGGCATCAGCACCGGGCGGGCAACTGTCGCGAAAGATCCTGACCGAGCCGATCGGCTGCATGTATCTGGCCGGCGAAGCGACCCATGAGACGCTGTGGGGCACGGTCGACGGCGCCTGGGAGAGCGGTGAGCGCGCCGCGGAAGCAGCGCTCCGTCGCATCGGCGCGCTGAAGGAAGAGCCGGCCGACGTACCGACGCAATCGACCAAGCGCCGCCGCGCGGCGCCGCCTCGGAACTAA
- a CDS encoding sulfite exporter TauE/SafE family protein yields the protein MSLTDFLPKEVSLTIAMAICAIAFVAGTARGFSGFGAALIFMPLASSVAAPRLVAALLLVIDFVAAAPLLPDAWRKADRKATAVIVLGALIGVPIGTYFLSVLDPVTTRWIISGFVAALLALLLSGWRYRGKDHASLSVGIGGLSGFCSGLAQTGGPPIVGYWLGRPIASTVARANIVLFFGASDLFSMISYASTGLITRESLLLSCIVGPAYAIGVAFGASLFGRASETVFRGICYMLIAMAVIFGMPALDGVFR from the coding sequence ATGAGTCTGACGGATTTCCTTCCGAAGGAAGTCAGCCTCACCATTGCGATGGCGATCTGCGCCATCGCCTTCGTTGCCGGCACCGCGCGCGGCTTTTCCGGCTTCGGCGCGGCGCTGATCTTCATGCCGCTCGCAAGCAGCGTCGCGGCGCCGCGTCTCGTGGCCGCGCTGCTCCTCGTCATCGACTTCGTCGCCGCGGCACCGCTGCTTCCGGACGCATGGCGAAAGGCGGATCGCAAGGCCACCGCCGTGATCGTGCTCGGTGCGCTCATCGGCGTACCCATCGGCACCTATTTTCTCAGCGTGCTCGATCCCGTCACCACGCGCTGGATCATCTCCGGTTTCGTCGCAGCCCTCCTGGCGCTGCTGCTGTCGGGCTGGCGTTATCGCGGCAAGGACCATGCCTCGCTCTCGGTCGGCATCGGCGGCCTCTCGGGCTTTTGCAGCGGACTGGCACAGACCGGCGGCCCGCCCATCGTCGGCTACTGGCTCGGGCGCCCCATCGCCTCGACGGTCGCGCGCGCCAACATCGTGCTGTTCTTCGGCGCGTCGGATTTGTTCTCAATGATCAGCTATGCCAGCACCGGGCTGATCACGCGCGAGTCGCTGCTGCTGTCCTGCATCGTCGGGCCCGCCTACGCGATCGGCGTCGCCTTCGGCGCCTCGCTGTTCGGCCGCGCCAGCGAAACGGTGTTTCGCGGCATCTGCTATATGCTGATTGCGATGGCGGTGATCTTTGGGATGCCGGCGCTGGATGGCGTGTTTCGGTAA
- the pheT gene encoding phenylalanine--tRNA ligase subunit beta: MKFTLSWLKDHLDTDESVEKLADKLTMIGLEVENIEDKAKALKPFTIARVISAEQHPNADRLRVCMVDTGDGGAPVQVVCGAPNARTGLVSVFSAPGTYIPGKDITLGVGTIRGVESRGMLCSAAELQISNDHDGIMELPADAPIGAAYAEWAGLGDPMFEINLTPNRQDCTGVHGIARDLAAADMGKFRDPAIKAVKGEFPCPVKVTVEDSTLCPGFALRLVRGVKNGPSPEWLQKRLTAIGLRPINALVDITNFMTYDRARPLHVFDARKVRGNLTVRRAREGESLLALDGRTYNLDPSICVISDEHGVESLAGIMGGETSGCDENTTDVLIESALWNEINIAQTGRKLGINSDARYRFERGVDPAFMVPGLELATKLVMEMCGGAPSETFVVGKTFGDDRIIEFPITEVKRLSGIEVPLPEMKRILTHLGFMMAGNGPVVKVAVPSWRSDAHGKADIVEEIVRIFGVDKVPETPFERGEDARKPVLTPLQLRTRRARRALASRGMVEAVTWSFIAKPAAELFGGGKPELEVANPIASDLSDMRPTLLAGLIAAAQANADRGFGDVALFEVGQVFKGDRPQDQFMAASGVRRGFASSEGLGRHWTGSAAANALDAKADALAVLAAAGAPMQALQIVPGGAKWMHPGRSGTIQIGPQNVLGYFGELHPRALEALGADGPVMAFEVILDRIPEAKKKATRAKPVIELSAFQPVSRDFAFIVDRGVKSGDIVRTAQGVDKKLITDVNVFDVYEGKGIEDGKKSIAIAVTIQPREKTLTDQEIEAVAAKVVAEVTKKTGGTLRA, encoded by the coding sequence GTGAAATTCACCCTCTCCTGGCTGAAGGACCATCTCGACACCGACGAGTCCGTTGAAAAGCTCGCCGACAAGCTCACCATGATCGGGCTCGAGGTCGAGAACATCGAGGACAAGGCGAAGGCGCTGAAGCCGTTCACCATTGCGCGCGTCATCTCGGCCGAGCAGCATCCGAATGCGGATCGGCTGCGCGTCTGCATGGTCGATACCGGTGACGGTGGCGCGCCGGTGCAGGTCGTGTGCGGCGCGCCGAATGCGCGCACCGGTCTCGTCAGCGTGTTCTCGGCCCCCGGCACCTACATTCCCGGCAAGGACATCACGCTCGGCGTCGGTACGATCCGCGGCGTCGAAAGCCGTGGCATGCTGTGCTCGGCGGCGGAGCTGCAGATCTCCAACGATCATGACGGCATCATGGAGTTGCCGGCGGACGCGCCGATCGGCGCTGCTTACGCCGAATGGGCCGGTCTCGGCGATCCCATGTTCGAGATCAATCTGACGCCGAACCGGCAGGACTGCACCGGCGTGCACGGCATCGCGCGCGACCTTGCAGCCGCCGACATGGGCAAGTTCAGGGATCCGGCCATCAAGGCCGTGAAGGGCGAATTCCCCTGCCCGGTGAAGGTGACGGTCGAGGACTCAACACTGTGTCCGGGCTTTGCGCTGCGCCTCGTGCGCGGCGTGAAGAACGGCCCGTCGCCGGAATGGCTGCAGAAGCGGCTGACCGCGATCGGGCTGCGCCCGATCAATGCGCTGGTCGATATCACCAACTTCATGACCTACGACCGCGCGCGCCCGCTGCACGTGTTCGACGCCAGGAAGGTCCGGGGCAATCTCACCGTCCGCCGTGCGCGCGAGGGCGAGAGCCTGCTTGCGCTCGACGGCCGCACCTACAATCTCGACCCCAGCATCTGCGTGATCTCGGATGAGCACGGTGTCGAATCGCTCGCCGGCATCATGGGCGGCGAGACCTCTGGCTGCGACGAAAACACCACCGACGTGCTGATCGAATCGGCGCTGTGGAACGAGATCAACATCGCGCAGACCGGCCGCAAGCTCGGCATCAATTCGGACGCGCGCTACCGCTTCGAGCGCGGCGTCGATCCGGCGTTCATGGTGCCCGGCCTGGAGCTCGCGACCAAGCTCGTGATGGAGATGTGCGGCGGCGCTCCGTCCGAGACCTTCGTCGTCGGAAAAACTTTTGGCGACGATCGCATCATCGAATTCCCGATCACCGAGGTGAAGCGGCTGTCCGGCATCGAGGTGCCGCTGCCGGAGATGAAGCGTATCCTCACCCATCTCGGCTTCATGATGGCGGGCAACGGCCCGGTGGTGAAGGTCGCCGTGCCCTCCTGGCGTTCGGATGCCCATGGCAAGGCCGATATCGTCGAGGAGATCGTCCGTATCTTTGGCGTCGACAAGGTGCCGGAGACGCCGTTCGAGCGCGGCGAGGACGCGCGCAAGCCCGTGCTGACGCCGCTGCAACTCCGCACCCGCCGCGCCCGGCGCGCGCTGGCGAGCCGCGGCATGGTCGAGGCCGTGACCTGGTCCTTCATCGCAAAGCCGGCGGCCGAATTGTTCGGCGGCGGGAAGCCGGAGCTCGAGGTGGCGAACCCGATCGCCTCCGACCTCTCCGACATGCGGCCGACCCTGCTGGCCGGCCTGATCGCGGCGGCGCAGGCCAATGCCGATCGCGGCTTTGGCGATGTCGCGCTGTTCGAAGTCGGCCAGGTCTTCAAGGGTGATCGCCCGCAAGACCAGTTCATGGCGGCATCAGGCGTTCGCCGCGGCTTCGCCTCGTCTGAGGGACTTGGGCGGCACTGGACCGGCTCTGCGGCTGCCAATGCGCTCGACGCCAAGGCCGATGCGCTTGCCGTGTTGGCCGCGGCCGGCGCGCCGATGCAGGCGCTGCAGATCGTGCCGGGCGGCGCAAAATGGATGCATCCCGGGCGCTCCGGCACCATCCAGATCGGCCCGCAAAACGTGCTCGGCTATTTTGGCGAGCTGCATCCGCGTGCGCTGGAAGCGCTCGGCGCCGACGGCCCCGTGATGGCGTTCGAGGTGATCCTCGACCGCATTCCCGAGGCGAAGAAGAAGGCGACCCGCGCCAAGCCTGTTATCGAGCTGTCGGCGTTCCAGCCGGTGTCGCGCGACTTCGCCTTCATCGTCGACCGCGGCGTCAAGTCCGGCGACATCGTGCGGACCGCGCAAGGTGTCGACAAGAAGCTGATCACTGATGTCAACGTGTTCGACGTCTATGAAGGCAAGGGCATCGAGGACGGCAAGAAGTCGATCGCGATCGCGGTCACGATCCAGCCGCGCGAGAAGACGCTGACCGATCAGGAGATCGAAGCTGTGGCCGCGAAGGTCGTGGCCGAGGTAACGAAGAAGACCGGCGGCACGCTGCGGGCATGA
- the pheS gene encoding phenylalanine--tRNA ligase subunit alpha — protein sequence MTDLANLETQILTDIAAASDEAALEAVRVAALGKKGSISALLATLGKMSPDERKTQGAVINQAKDKVGQALAARRDILKSAALDARLASETIDVTLPVRDPLGEAGRIHPLSQVWDELTTIFADMGFSVAEGPDVETDDYNFTKLNFPIGHPAREMHDTFFFHPKEDGSRMLLRTHTSPVQVRTMLSQKPPIRVICPGRTYRIDSDATHTPQFHQVEGLVIDKSSHLGHLKWILHEFCKAFFEVDHINMRFRPSFFPFTEPSLEVDIQCRRDKGEIRFGEGEDWLEILGCGMVHPNVLRACGIDPDEYQGFAWGMGIDRIAMLKYGMSDLRQLFDSDVRWLSHYGFKPLEVPTLAGGLSS from the coding sequence ATGACCGATCTTGCCAACCTCGAAACTCAGATCCTTACCGACATCGCCGCGGCCTCCGACGAAGCCGCGCTCGAAGCCGTGCGCGTCGCAGCGCTCGGCAAGAAGGGTTCGATCTCCGCGCTGCTTGCAACGCTCGGCAAGATGTCGCCGGACGAACGCAAGACGCAAGGCGCTGTCATCAACCAGGCCAAGGACAAGGTCGGCCAGGCGCTCGCCGCGCGGCGCGACATTCTCAAGTCCGCAGCGCTCGATGCGCGGCTCGCGTCCGAAACCATCGATGTCACCTTGCCGGTGCGCGATCCGCTAGGTGAGGCCGGCCGCATCCATCCGCTGAGCCAGGTCTGGGACGAGCTCACCACCATCTTCGCCGACATGGGATTCTCGGTCGCCGAAGGTCCTGATGTCGAGACCGACGACTACAACTTCACAAAGCTGAATTTCCCGATCGGCCATCCCGCGCGCGAGATGCATGACACCTTCTTCTTCCATCCGAAGGAGGATGGCTCGCGCATGCTGTTGCGCACGCACACCTCGCCGGTGCAGGTGCGCACGATGCTGAGCCAGAAGCCGCCGATCCGCGTGATCTGCCCCGGCCGTACCTACCGCATTGATTCGGACGCGACCCACACGCCGCAGTTCCACCAGGTCGAAGGCCTCGTCATCGACAAGAGCTCGCATCTCGGCCACCTCAAATGGATCCTGCACGAGTTCTGCAAGGCGTTCTTCGAGGTCGACCACATCAATATGCGCTTCCGCCCGTCGTTCTTCCCGTTCACCGAGCCGTCGCTGGAAGTCGACATCCAGTGCCGCCGCGACAAGGGCGAGATCCGCTTCGGCGAAGGCGAGGATTGGCTCGAGATTCTCGGCTGCGGCATGGTGCATCCGAACGTGCTGCGCGCCTGCGGCATCGATCCCGACGAGTACCAGGGCTTTGCCTGGGGCATGGGCATCGACCGCATCGCCATGCTCAAATACGGCATGAGCGATTTGCGCCAGCTTTTCGACAGCGACGTCCGCTGGCTGTCCCATTACGGCTTCAAGCCGCTCGAAGTGCCGACGCTTGCAGGAGGGCTGAGCTCGTGA
- the rplT gene encoding 50S ribosomal protein L20 → MSRVKRGVTAHAKHKKVYKAAKGFYGRRKNTIRAAKPAVEKAQQYAFRDRKRKKRTFRALWIQRLNAAVRPFGLTYSRFIDGLAKSGITVDRKVLSDLAINEPASFQAIAEKAKAALAAA, encoded by the coding sequence ATGTCTCGCGTCAAACGCGGTGTGACCGCCCACGCCAAGCACAAGAAAGTCTACAAGGCCGCCAAGGGTTTCTACGGCCGCCGCAAGAACACCATTCGCGCCGCCAAGCCGGCCGTCGAGAAGGCCCAGCAGTACGCCTTCCGTGACCGCAAGCGCAAGAAGCGCACCTTCCGCGCGCTCTGGATCCAGCGCCTCAACGCTGCCGTCCGTCCGTTCGGCCTGACCTACAGCCGATTTATCGACGGCCTTGCCAAGTCGGGCATCACCGTGGACCGCAAGGTGCTCTCGGATCTCGCGATCAACGAGCCCGCGTCGTTCCAGGCGATCGCCGAGAAGGCCAAGGCCGCTCTCGCGGCAGCGTGA
- the rpmI gene encoding 50S ribosomal protein L35 has protein sequence MPKLKTKSGAKKRFKVTATGKVMHAQRGKRHGMIKRTKKQIRQLRGTRVLFKTDGDNVKKYFLPNA, from the coding sequence ATGCCCAAGCTGAAGACCAAATCGGGCGCTAAAAAGCGCTTCAAGGTGACTGCCACCGGCAAAGTGATGCACGCCCAGCGCGGCAAGCGTCACGGCATGATCAAGCGGACCAAGAAGCAGATCCGCCAGCTCCGCGGCACCCGCGTGCTGTTCAAGACCGACGGCGACAACGTCAAGAAGTACTTCTTGCCGAACGCCTGA
- the infC gene encoding translation initiation factor IF-3 — protein MRRPNKAPPAASKDGPRINDDIRNAQIQLIDQTGENKGTVETMVAIRMAQEAGMDLVEISPNTSPPVCKIMDYGKYKYSAQKKAAEARKRQKIVEIKEIKLRPMIDDHDYDVKMRAMQRFFEEGDKVKITLRYRGREMAHQEIGTKLLDKIKSDVAELAKVEQDARFEGRQVVMVLAPR, from the coding sequence ATTCGCCGTCCTAATAAAGCTCCGCCCGCTGCCAGCAAAGACGGGCCGCGCATCAATGATGATATTCGCAATGCGCAGATCCAGCTGATCGATCAGACCGGTGAAAACAAGGGTACGGTCGAAACCATGGTCGCCATCAGGATGGCCCAGGAAGCCGGCATGGATCTGGTCGAGATTTCGCCGAATACCAGCCCTCCCGTCTGCAAGATTATGGACTACGGGAAGTACAAATATTCCGCCCAGAAGAAGGCCGCTGAAGCGCGCAAGCGGCAGAAGATCGTCGAGATCAAGGAGATCAAGCTCCGCCCGATGATCGACGACCACGACTACGACGTGAAGATGCGCGCGATGCAGCGGTTCTTCGAAGAGGGCGACAAGGTCAAGATCACGCTGCGCTATCGCGGCCGTGAGATGGCGCACCAGGAGATCGGCACAAAACTCCTCGACAAGATCAAGAGCGACGTCGCCGAGCTCGCCAAGGTCGAGCAGGACGCCCGGTTCGAGGGCCGCCAGGTCGTCATGGTGCTGGCGCCGCGCTAG
- a CDS encoding carboxylesterase, with amino-acid sequence MTSSPDDAPDFIEMGAGPSARRIAVRRRAGKGPGLVWLGGFKSDMQGTKALALDAWARDHGRTCVRFDYSGHGESSGDFADGTIGRWLEESVAVFEQFCEGPQILIGSSMGGWMALLLAREIRKRQQKQQGGASLAGLVLIAPAPDFTEELMWKNFPADVKAEIETKGMWLRPSEYGDGSPYPITRNLIEEGRNHLLLGSAIDVGCPVRILQGAQDPDVPWRHAFALTHRLPADDVVLTMIQDGDHRLSRPQDIARILAAVAEIG; translated from the coding sequence ATGACCAGTTCGCCCGACGACGCCCCGGACTTCATTGAAATGGGCGCAGGCCCATCCGCCCGCAGGATTGCGGTGCGCCGCCGCGCAGGAAAAGGTCCCGGGTTGGTCTGGCTGGGTGGTTTCAAGTCGGACATGCAGGGAACCAAGGCGCTGGCCCTGGATGCATGGGCGCGGGACCATGGCCGCACCTGTGTCCGGTTCGACTATTCCGGTCACGGCGAATCCAGCGGCGATTTTGCCGATGGGACGATCGGACGCTGGCTGGAGGAAAGCGTCGCCGTGTTCGAGCAATTCTGCGAGGGACCGCAAATCCTGATCGGTTCCTCCATGGGCGGCTGGATGGCGCTGCTGCTCGCGCGCGAGATCAGGAAGCGACAACAGAAACAGCAAGGCGGGGCATCGCTCGCGGGCCTCGTGCTGATCGCGCCGGCGCCTGACTTCACCGAAGAGCTGATGTGGAAGAATTTTCCTGCTGATGTGAAGGCTGAGATCGAAACCAAGGGAATGTGGCTGCGGCCGTCCGAGTATGGCGATGGCTCACCGTATCCGATCACCAGGAACCTGATCGAGGAGGGACGCAACCATCTCCTGCTCGGCAGCGCCATCGATGTCGGCTGCCCCGTGCGCATTCTCCAGGGCGCGCAGGATCCCGACGTGCCCTGGCGACACGCCTTTGCGCTGACGCATCGCCTGCCGGCCGACGACGTCGTGCTGACCATGATCCAAGACGGCGACCACCGCCTGTCGCGCCCGCAGGATATCGCGCGCATCCTTGCCGCGGTCGCCGAGATCGGGTGA
- a CDS encoding nuclear transport factor 2 family protein yields MNVATLLRAFCEAVESRNGEAFAKLFTEDGVYHDVFYGAFAGRAKIAAMIDDWFYRTATDFRWVMHDPVSDGTMLYARYTFSYRSTLPEAKGVRAMFEGVAIMTLSDGKIARYHEVANTAPAFVDLNFAPERIAKIVAKQGAALKARPEMQQHLG; encoded by the coding sequence ATGAACGTCGCCACCCTGCTGCGCGCCTTTTGCGAAGCGGTCGAGAGCCGCAACGGCGAGGCTTTTGCAAAATTGTTTACCGAGGACGGCGTCTATCACGACGTGTTCTATGGTGCTTTTGCGGGCCGCGCCAAGATCGCCGCGATGATCGACGACTGGTTCTATCGCACGGCGACCGATTTTCGCTGGGTCATGCATGATCCCGTGTCAGACGGCACCATGCTTTATGCGCGCTACACCTTCAGCTATCGCTCGACGCTGCCGGAAGCCAAGGGCGTGCGGGCGATGTTCGAGGGCGTCGCCATCATGACGCTGAGTGACGGCAAGATCGCCAGATATCACGAGGTCGCCAACACCGCGCCGGCCTTCGTCGATCTCAACTTCGCGCCCGAGCGCATCGCAAAAATCGTTGCCAAGCAGGGCGCCGCGCTGAAGGCGCGGCCGGAGATGCAGCAGCATCTGGGGTAG
- a CDS encoding acyl-CoA thioesterase domain-containing protein → MKNMPFFTRDGDTFRPTEVANGPWDPKSLHGRVIIGLLGFAIEERHSGPEFVPARLTVDMFRLPTIDKPIEVTTRLVRDGLRIRVVEAEFLSGGVSMARASCQLLRRTQNPDGNVWSPPNWDVPKPADIPPPTDPRLGMNGKWTTRPIVGHMGSLGPRRLWMSEVRELVSGVPMTPFVHVAAGADFASPFANAGDKGLGYINSDVTIYLHRLPVTNWIGFDVVNHQATEGVAIGECWLYDEQGPIGTATVAALAQRKPMAAPAKK, encoded by the coding sequence ATGAAAAACATGCCTTTCTTCACCCGCGACGGCGATACATTCCGTCCGACGGAAGTCGCCAACGGTCCGTGGGACCCGAAATCGCTGCACGGTCGCGTCATCATCGGCCTGCTCGGTTTTGCCATCGAGGAGCGCCATTCGGGCCCCGAATTCGTGCCGGCGCGACTGACCGTCGACATGTTTCGCCTGCCGACCATCGACAAGCCGATCGAAGTGACGACGCGGCTCGTGCGCGACGGCCTGCGCATCCGCGTGGTGGAAGCCGAGTTTCTCTCCGGCGGCGTCAGCATGGCGCGCGCCTCCTGCCAGCTTTTGCGCCGGACACAGAATCCGGACGGCAATGTCTGGTCGCCGCCGAACTGGGACGTGCCGAAGCCGGCGGACATTCCGCCGCCGACCGATCCGCGGCTCGGCATGAACGGCAAGTGGACGACGCGGCCGATCGTCGGTCACATGGGCTCGCTCGGTCCGCGCCGTCTCTGGATGAGCGAGGTGCGCGAGCTGGTCTCGGGCGTGCCGATGACGCCGTTCGTCCATGTCGCCGCCGGCGCGGACTTCGCGAGCCCGTTTGCCAATGCCGGCGACAAGGGCCTCGGCTACATCAACAGCGACGTGACTATCTATCTGCATCGCCTGCCGGTGACGAACTGGATCGGTTTCGATGTCGTGAATCATCAGGCGACGGAAGGCGTCGCGATCGGCGAGTGCTGGCTCTATGATGAGCAGGGCCCGATCGGCACCGCGACGGTCGCAGCACTGGCGCAGCGCAAGCCGATGGCGGCTCCGGCGAAGAAGTAG